From a region of the Cucumis sativus cultivar 9930 chromosome 6, Cucumber_9930_V3, whole genome shotgun sequence genome:
- the LOC101211942 gene encoding dual specificity protein phosphatase 1: protein MEMDHDYMTARLSAIWNIICLKRSFKEDRIPCQIEEGLFLGSVGAAHNKDQLKKLSITHILTVACSMPPADPNDFVYKVVRVLDTRDVDIKQHFDDCFTFIDEGRNSGGVLVHCFAGISRSVTITVAYLMKKRGMNLTQALEHVKSRRPQAAPNVGFMVQLKDFETALQASRVDEMKLSNV from the exons ATGGAAATGGATCACGATTATATGACTGCTCGATTATCTGCTATATGGAACATCATTTGTCTAAAGAGAAGCTTTAAAGAGGACAGAATTCCTTGCCAAATTGAAGAG GGTCTGTTCTTAGGGTCCGTTGGAGCTGCCCATAACAAAGATCAACTGAAGAAATTGAGTATCACTCACATTTTAACCGTTGCTTGTTCAATGCCACCTGCTGATCCAAAcgattttgtttataaagtAGTACGTG TCTTGGACACTAGAGATGTAGATATTAAACAGCACTTTGACGATTGTTTCACCTTTATCGATGAGGGAAGAAATTCTGGTGGAGTCTTGGTTCATTGCTTTGCTGGAATATCCAGAAG TGTAACCATTACAGTTGCCTACCTGATGAAAAAGCGAGGTATGAACCTAACACAAGCATTGGAACACGTCAAGAGTAGACGACCACAAGCAGCTCCGAACGTTGGTTTCATGGTTCAACTCAAGGACTTTGAAACAGCTCTTCAAG CTAGCAGAgttgatgaaatgaaactGTCAAATGTTTAA